In one window of Streptomyces sp. FXJ1.172 DNA:
- a CDS encoding glycosyltransferase family 4 protein, whose amino-acid sequence MHKTLIVTNDFPPRPGGIQAFLHNMALRLDPDRLVVYASTWKRSREGVEATAAFDAEQPFTVVRDPTTMLLPTPQATRRAAGLLREHGCTSVWFGAAAPLGLMAPALRKAGAQRLVATTHGHEAGWAQLPAARQLLRRIGESTDTITYLGEYTRSRIAPALTPRAAGRMVQLPPGVDEKIFHPGSGGDEVRARLGLTDRPVVVCVSRLVPRKGQDTLIRAMPRILAAEPDTVLLVVGGGPYEQDLRRLARESGVEASVRFTGAVPWSELPAHYGAGDVFAMPCRTRRGGLDVEGLGIVYLEASATGLPVVAGDSGGAPDAVLDGETGWVVRGGSPEEAADRIVPLLGDSGLRRRMGERGRQWVEERWRWDLLAEKLKALL is encoded by the coding sequence ATGCACAAGACCCTGATCGTCACCAACGACTTCCCGCCCCGGCCGGGCGGCATCCAGGCGTTCCTGCACAACATGGCCCTGCGCCTGGACCCGGACCGGCTGGTCGTCTACGCCTCCACCTGGAAGCGGAGCCGGGAGGGCGTTGAGGCCACGGCCGCCTTCGACGCCGAGCAGCCCTTCACCGTCGTACGCGACCCTACGACCATGCTGCTGCCCACCCCGCAGGCGACCCGGCGCGCCGCCGGGCTGCTGCGCGAGCACGGCTGCACGTCGGTGTGGTTCGGTGCGGCGGCACCGCTCGGCCTCATGGCCCCGGCCCTGCGCAAGGCCGGTGCCCAGCGGCTGGTCGCCACCACCCATGGGCACGAGGCCGGCTGGGCCCAGCTGCCCGCCGCCCGGCAGCTGCTGCGCCGGATCGGCGAGTCGACGGACACGATCACCTATCTGGGTGAGTACACACGGTCGCGCATCGCCCCGGCCCTCACCCCGCGGGCGGCCGGCCGCATGGTCCAGCTGCCGCCCGGGGTCGACGAGAAGATCTTCCACCCCGGCTCCGGCGGCGACGAGGTCCGCGCCCGCCTCGGCCTCACCGACCGCCCGGTCGTGGTCTGCGTCTCCCGGCTGGTCCCGCGCAAGGGCCAGGACACGCTGATCCGGGCCATGCCCCGCATCCTCGCGGCCGAGCCCGACACCGTGCTGCTCGTCGTCGGCGGCGGCCCCTACGAGCAGGACCTGCGCCGACTGGCCCGCGAGAGCGGCGTCGAGGCCTCGGTCCGTTTCACCGGCGCGGTCCCCTGGTCCGAGCTGCCGGCCCACTACGGCGCCGGGGACGTCTTCGCCATGCCCTGCCGGACGCGACGGGGCGGCCTGGACGTGGAGGGCCTCGGCATCGTCTACCTGGAGGCCTCCGCGACCGGTCTCCCGGTCGTGGCCGGCGACTCCGGCGGCGCCCCCGACGCGGTCCTGGACGGCGAGACCGGGTGGGTCGTCAGGGGAGGCTCCCCCGAGGAGGCGGCCGACCGCATCGTGCCCTTGCTGGGCGATTCCGGACTGCGCCGCAGGATGGGCGAGCGGGGCCGGCAGTGGGTGGAGGAGCGCTGGCGCTGGGACCTGCTGGCGGAGAAGCTCAAAGCCCTCCTCTAA
- a CDS encoding metallophosphoesterase family protein — MASTPAGNRNAGIRRTRGTRVHVVSDVHGNARDLARAGEGADALICLGDLVLFLDYADHSRGIFPDLFGKENADRIVELRTARRFEEAREFGARLWAGIGADRAGAIEKAVRKQYAEMFAVFPTPTYATYGNVDMPPLWREYARPGTTVLDGQRVEIGGRTFGFVGGGLKTPMRTPYEIDDEEYAAKIEAVGEVDVLCTHIPPEVPELVYDTVARRFERGSRALLAAIRRTRPRYSLFGHVHQPLVRRMRIGATECVNVGHFAGTGRPWALEW, encoded by the coding sequence ATGGCATCCACACCCGCCGGTAACCGGAACGCCGGAATACGCAGGACACGCGGCACACGCGTCCACGTGGTCAGCGACGTGCACGGCAACGCCCGGGACCTGGCCCGGGCCGGCGAGGGTGCCGACGCCCTGATCTGCCTGGGCGACCTCGTCCTCTTCCTCGACTACGCCGACCACTCGCGCGGCATCTTCCCCGACCTGTTCGGCAAGGAGAACGCCGACCGCATCGTCGAGCTGCGCACCGCCCGCCGCTTCGAGGAGGCCCGGGAGTTCGGTGCACGGCTGTGGGCCGGCATCGGCGCCGACCGGGCCGGGGCCATCGAGAAGGCGGTGCGCAAGCAGTACGCCGAGATGTTCGCCGTGTTCCCCACCCCTACGTACGCCACCTACGGAAATGTCGACATGCCGCCTTTGTGGCGGGAGTACGCCCGGCCCGGCACCACCGTCCTCGACGGCCAGCGGGTGGAGATCGGTGGCCGCACCTTCGGCTTCGTCGGCGGCGGCCTGAAGACGCCCATGCGCACGCCGTACGAGATCGACGACGAGGAGTACGCGGCGAAGATCGAGGCGGTCGGCGAGGTCGACGTGCTGTGCACGCACATCCCGCCGGAGGTCCCCGAGCTGGTCTACGACACCGTCGCCCGCCGCTTCGAGCGCGGCAGCCGCGCCCTGCTGGCCGCCATCCGCCGCACCAGACCCCGGTATTCGCTCTTCGGGCACGTCCACCAGCCGCTCGTGCGCCGGATGCGGATAGGCGCGACCGAGTGCGTGAACGTGGGGCACTTCGCCGGGACCGGCAGGCCGTGGGCGCTCGAATGGTGA
- a CDS encoding GMC oxidoreductase yields MIALQTAATAGLTRIGLQSAHAAEPPEADNSPAIVVGSGYGGAVAALRLGQAGIRTLVLEMGQLWNTAGADGKVFCSTLAPDQRSMWFRSRTEAPLATFLWLDVVNKDISPYPGVLDRVHYDNMSVYVGRGVGGGSLVNGGMAVTPVKSYFAEQFPTVDADEMYGTYYPRARAALGVNTIDPAWFESTEWYRFARTSRKAAGNAGLKTTFVPNVYDFGYMQQEAAGTATRSALAGEVIYGNNHGKRSLDKTYLAAALGTGNVTVNTLEKVTSVSRASDGSYVLSTDRTDTTGAVVERRQYSCTYLFLGGGSLGTTELLVRARDTGTLPGLTADVGAGWGTNGNTMLGRANHVWDTVGANQATMPVLGIDDWANTGNPVFAEIAPLPMGFEHWISLYLAITKNPERASFSYDSSSGAVKLGWTPAQSAVSVAMAKKLFDRINLANATIYRYDLFGSTSKVFADDFCYHPLGGCVLGRATDDYGRVKGYDRLYVTDGSLVPGNIGVNPFVTITALAERTMARVLAEDTAP; encoded by the coding sequence ATGATCGCCCTCCAGACCGCCGCCACGGCCGGTCTCACCCGCATCGGTCTCCAGTCCGCGCACGCCGCCGAACCGCCCGAGGCCGACAACTCCCCGGCCATCGTGGTCGGTTCGGGCTACGGCGGCGCCGTCGCAGCCCTCCGGCTCGGCCAGGCCGGCATCCGCACCCTCGTCCTGGAGATGGGGCAGCTGTGGAACACCGCCGGCGCCGACGGCAAGGTCTTCTGCTCCACCCTCGCCCCCGACCAGCGGTCCATGTGGTTCCGCAGCCGCACCGAGGCCCCGCTCGCGACCTTCCTCTGGCTGGACGTCGTCAACAAGGACATCAGCCCCTACCCCGGCGTCCTGGACCGCGTGCACTACGACAACATGTCCGTCTACGTCGGCCGGGGCGTCGGCGGCGGCTCGCTCGTCAACGGCGGCATGGCGGTCACACCCGTGAAGTCGTACTTCGCCGAGCAGTTCCCGACCGTCGACGCCGACGAGATGTACGGCACCTACTACCCGCGCGCCCGGGCCGCGCTCGGCGTCAACACGATCGACCCGGCCTGGTTCGAGTCCACCGAGTGGTACCGGTTCGCCCGCACCTCCCGGAAGGCGGCGGGCAACGCGGGCCTGAAGACCACCTTCGTGCCCAACGTCTACGACTTCGGCTACATGCAGCAGGAGGCCGCCGGCACGGCCACGAGGTCCGCGCTCGCCGGGGAGGTCATCTACGGCAACAACCACGGCAAGCGCAGCCTCGACAAGACCTATCTGGCCGCCGCCCTCGGCACCGGGAACGTCACGGTCAACACCCTGGAGAAGGTCACGTCGGTCAGCCGCGCGAGCGACGGGTCGTACGTCCTGAGCACCGACCGGACCGACACCACCGGCGCGGTCGTGGAGAGACGGCAGTACAGCTGCACGTACCTCTTCCTCGGCGGCGGCAGCCTCGGCACCACCGAACTCCTCGTCCGCGCCCGGGACACCGGCACCCTGCCCGGCCTGACCGCCGACGTCGGCGCCGGCTGGGGCACCAACGGCAACACCATGCTCGGCCGCGCCAACCACGTCTGGGACACCGTCGGCGCGAACCAGGCCACCATGCCGGTGCTGGGCATCGACGACTGGGCCAACACCGGCAACCCGGTCTTCGCCGAGATCGCCCCGCTGCCCATGGGGTTCGAGCACTGGATCAGCCTCTATCTGGCGATCACCAAGAACCCCGAGCGGGCGTCGTTCTCGTACGACTCCTCGTCCGGGGCGGTGAAACTCGGCTGGACCCCCGCCCAGAGCGCGGTCTCGGTGGCTATGGCCAAGAAGCTGTTCGACCGGATCAACCTGGCCAACGCCACCATCTACCGCTACGACCTGTTCGGCTCCACGAGCAAGGTCTTCGCCGACGACTTCTGCTACCACCCGCTCGGCGGCTGCGTCCTCGGCAGGGCGACCGACGACTACGGCCGGGTGAAGGGCTACGACCGGCTCTACGTCACCGACGGCTCGCTCGTGCCCGGCAACATCGGCGTGAACCCGTTCGTCACCATCACCGCGCTCGCCGAACGCACGATGGCGCGGGTCCTCGCCGAGGACACCGCGCCATGA
- a CDS encoding SRPBCC family protein, which yields MAEHTSSSITIEAAPADVMAVIADFARYPDWTGEVKEAEVLATDGQGRAEQVRLVMDAGAIKDDQTLAYTWTGANEVSWSLVKSQMLRSLDGSYLLQPAGQGATEVTYRLTVDVKIPMLGMIKRKAEKVIIDRALAGLKKRVESGEQ from the coding sequence ATGGCGGAACACACCAGCTCGAGCATCACGATCGAGGCGGCACCGGCCGACGTCATGGCGGTGATCGCCGACTTCGCGCGCTACCCGGACTGGACCGGCGAGGTGAAGGAGGCGGAGGTCCTCGCGACCGACGGCCAGGGCCGCGCCGAGCAGGTCCGCCTGGTCATGGACGCCGGCGCGATCAAGGACGACCAGACCCTCGCCTACACCTGGACCGGCGCGAACGAGGTCTCCTGGAGCCTGGTGAAGTCCCAGATGCTCCGCTCCCTCGACGGCTCCTACCTCCTCCAGCCGGCCGGCCAGGGCGCCACCGAGGTCACCTACCGGCTCACCGTCGACGTCAAGATCCCCATGCTCGGCATGATCAAGCGCAAGGCGGAAAAGGTCATCATCGACCGGGCGCTGGCCGGTCTGAAGAAGAGGGTGGAGTCGGGCGAGCAGTAA
- a CDS encoding AMP-dependent synthetase/ligase, whose amino-acid sequence MREFSLPALYEVPADGNLTDIVRRNAAQHPDVAVIARKVGGVWQDVTARQFLAEVHTAAKGLIAAGVQPGDRVGLMSRTRYEWTLMDFAIWSAGAVTVPVYETSSPEQVQWILSDSGATACVVELDSHAAAVESVRESLPALKHVWQIEAGGVEELGRLGQDVSDQTVEERSSLARADDPATIVYTSGTTGRPKGCVLTHRSFFAECGNIVERLRPLFRTGECSVLLFLPLAHVFGRLVQIAPMMAPIKLGCVPDIKHLTDELAAFRPTLVLGVPRVFEKVYNSARAKAQADGKGAVFDKAADTAIAYSKALDSASGPSFGLKVKHKVFDRLVYSKLRAVLGGRGEYAISGGAPLGERLGHFFRGIGFTVLEGYGLTESCAATAFNPWDRQKIGTVGQPLPGSVVRIADDGEVLLHGEHLFKEYWNNPGATAEALADGWFHTGDIGTLDEDGYLRITGRKKEIIVTAGGKNVAPAVIEDRIRAHALVAECMVVGDGRPFVGALVTIDDEFLGRWAEEHGKPAGSTAASLKDDPDLVAAIQAAVDDGNAAVSKAESVRKFRILSSQFTEESGHLTPSLKLKRNVVAKDYASEIEAIYAK is encoded by the coding sequence TTGCGCGAGTTCAGCCTTCCGGCTTTGTACGAGGTCCCTGCGGACGGCAACCTGACCGACATCGTCCGCAGAAACGCCGCGCAGCATCCGGACGTCGCCGTCATCGCCCGCAAGGTCGGCGGGGTCTGGCAGGACGTGACGGCCCGGCAGTTCCTCGCCGAGGTGCACACCGCCGCCAAGGGCCTCATCGCGGCCGGGGTGCAGCCGGGCGACCGGGTGGGCCTGATGTCCCGCACCCGCTATGAGTGGACGCTCATGGACTTCGCGATCTGGAGCGCGGGCGCGGTCACCGTGCCGGTGTACGAGACCAGCTCGCCGGAGCAGGTGCAGTGGATCCTGTCCGACTCGGGCGCGACCGCGTGCGTGGTGGAGCTGGACTCCCACGCGGCGGCCGTGGAGTCGGTGCGCGAGTCGCTGCCCGCCCTCAAGCACGTCTGGCAGATCGAGGCCGGCGGCGTGGAGGAGCTGGGCCGGCTCGGGCAGGACGTGTCGGACCAGACGGTGGAGGAGCGCAGCTCGCTCGCCAGGGCCGACGACCCGGCGACCATCGTGTACACGAGCGGTACGACCGGCCGCCCCAAGGGCTGTGTGCTCACCCACCGCAGCTTCTTCGCCGAGTGCGGCAACATCGTGGAGCGACTGCGCCCGCTGTTCCGCACCGGCGAGTGCTCGGTGCTGCTCTTCCTGCCGCTCGCGCACGTCTTCGGCCGGCTCGTGCAGATCGCCCCGATGATGGCGCCGATCAAGCTGGGCTGTGTCCCGGACATCAAGCACCTCACCGACGAACTGGCCGCCTTCCGGCCGACGCTGGTCCTCGGTGTCCCGCGCGTCTTCGAGAAGGTCTACAACTCCGCGCGCGCCAAGGCGCAGGCGGACGGCAAGGGCGCGGTCTTCGACAAGGCGGCGGACACCGCGATCGCCTACAGCAAGGCGCTGGACAGCGCCTCCGGGCCGTCGTTCGGACTGAAGGTCAAGCACAAGGTCTTCGACCGGCTGGTCTACAGCAAGCTGCGCGCGGTGCTCGGCGGCCGGGGCGAGTACGCCATCTCCGGCGGCGCCCCCTTGGGCGAGCGGCTCGGCCACTTCTTCCGCGGCATCGGCTTCACGGTGCTGGAGGGCTACGGCCTGACCGAGTCCTGCGCGGCGACGGCGTTCAACCCGTGGGACCGGCAGAAGATCGGCACGGTCGGCCAGCCGCTGCCCGGCTCGGTGGTCCGGATAGCGGACGACGGCGAGGTGCTGCTGCACGGCGAGCACCTGTTCAAGGAGTACTGGAACAACCCGGGCGCGACCGCGGAGGCGCTGGCCGACGGCTGGTTCCACACCGGTGACATCGGCACCCTGGACGAGGACGGCTACCTCAGGATCACCGGCCGCAAGAAGGAGATCATCGTCACCGCGGGCGGCAAGAACGTCGCCCCGGCCGTGATCGAGGACCGGATCCGGGCGCACGCGCTGGTCGCGGAGTGCATGGTGGTGGGCGACGGGCGGCCGTTCGTGGGCGCGCTGGTCACCATCGACGACGAGTTCCTGGGCCGTTGGGCCGAAGAGCACGGCAAGCCTGCGGGCTCCACCGCGGCGTCGCTGAAGGACGATCCGGACCTGGTCGCGGCGATCCAGGCGGCGGTCGACGACGGCAACGCCGCGGTGTCGAAGGCGGAATCGGTGCGGAAGTTCCGCATTCTGTCCTCCCAGTTCACGGAGGAGTCGGGCCACCTCACCCCGTCGCTGAAGCTGAAGCGGAACGTGGTGGCGAAGGACTACGCATCCGAGATCGAGGCCATCTACGCGAAGTAG
- a CDS encoding glycosyltransferase 87 family protein: protein METKGAGRSLAWLLATWGVTRLVLLLFVFQVWVFPGGLDVTSDVSVTYRGWYEVLRQGTFPLDDVTWQYPPAAALPVLAPALLPFLSYAHAFFMLAFLADAVVLQLLLYPAGRPGRSPRGAWVWVAGVPLLGPTVYARYDVMVTAVAVAALLAGVRHPRVMGALTAFGALLKVWPALLLVGVVRRRAWAAAAVTAAGLAAVFAVSMPGAFAFLTFQRDRGTEVESLGALVFHVARHFGWSGQVLLNYGSIEFLGPHVDQVSTAALALTGAAFGWLLLWRLRAVRRTPDTLADAAFTAVLLFTVTSRVISPQYLVWLVGLAAVCLSYRASRMGAPALMVVVASFVTVLEFPLGFGHVVMSDRYGVLLMLVRNGLLVAASLTAGRRLWRATVTPSPAAPLPPQPSRSRQAPVSS, encoded by the coding sequence GTGGAGACCAAAGGCGCCGGGCGGTCCCTGGCATGGCTGCTCGCGACCTGGGGCGTCACCCGTCTGGTGCTGCTGCTGTTCGTCTTCCAGGTGTGGGTCTTCCCCGGAGGGCTGGACGTCACCTCCGACGTGTCGGTGACCTACCGCGGCTGGTACGAGGTCCTGCGGCAGGGAACGTTTCCGCTGGACGACGTGACCTGGCAGTACCCGCCCGCCGCCGCCCTCCCCGTCCTCGCCCCCGCCCTCCTGCCCTTCCTGTCGTACGCGCACGCCTTCTTCATGCTCGCCTTCCTCGCCGACGCGGTCGTGCTGCAGCTGCTGCTGTATCCGGCGGGGCGCCCCGGCCGGTCGCCGCGCGGGGCCTGGGTGTGGGTGGCGGGCGTGCCGCTGCTCGGCCCGACGGTGTACGCCCGCTACGACGTGATGGTGACCGCGGTGGCCGTGGCGGCGCTGCTCGCCGGGGTCCGGCATCCGCGGGTGATGGGCGCGCTGACCGCGTTCGGGGCGCTGCTGAAGGTGTGGCCGGCGCTGCTGCTGGTCGGTGTCGTGCGCCGGCGGGCATGGGCGGCCGCGGCCGTGACGGCGGCCGGGCTCGCGGCGGTGTTCGCGGTGTCCATGCCGGGCGCCTTCGCCTTCCTGACCTTCCAGCGGGACCGGGGCACCGAGGTGGAGTCGCTGGGCGCGCTGGTCTTCCACGTGGCCCGGCACTTCGGCTGGAGCGGCCAGGTGCTGCTGAACTACGGCTCGATCGAGTTCCTCGGCCCGCATGTGGACCAGGTCAGCACGGCGGCGCTGGCGCTGACCGGGGCCGCGTTCGGCTGGCTGCTGCTGTGGCGGCTGCGGGCGGTGCGCCGGACGCCGGACACCCTCGCGGACGCGGCGTTCACGGCGGTGCTGCTGTTCACGGTCACCAGCCGGGTGATCAGCCCGCAGTACCTGGTGTGGCTGGTGGGTCTCGCCGCGGTCTGTCTGTCGTACCGGGCGAGCCGGATGGGGGCGCCCGCGCTGATGGTGGTGGTCGCCTCCTTCGTGACGGTGCTGGAGTTCCCGCTCGGCTTCGGGCACGTGGTGATGAGCGACCGGTACGGCGTGCTGCTGATGCTGGTCCGCAACGGCCTGCTGGTCGCGGCCTCCCTCACGGCGGGCCGCCGGCTGTGGCGCGCGACCGTCACGCCCTCCCCCGCCGCCCCGCTGCCGCCCCAGCCGTCCCGTTCCCGGCAGGCCCCGGTCTCCTCCTGA